AGCGCGGGCAGCTGGTCGGGCGTGAATTCCCGCGCGTAGAGCGAGAAGCCCACGATGGACAGCGCGTCCCGGGGGAACTGGCTCCGGATGAGCGCGCTCAGCGCGAGCGTCACCTTCTTGGCCGGCAGGAAATACCCGTTGTTGAGCATGGACCGGCTCATGTCGAGCATCACCACCGTCGCGGCCCGGCTGCGCAGCTCGGTGCGGAACACCTGGAAGTCACCCGGTTCCAGCGCGACCGGCGTGCCCGGCCCGCGCCGCTCGATCCCGCGCATCACCGTGCCCTTGAGGTCGAGGAGGAAGGGGTCGCCGAACTCGTAGGCCTTGCTCTCGTCCATCGGGTCGCCACCGGCGCCCCGGCGGGCCACGGCGTGGCCGCCCACGCGGTCGCGCTTCAGGCGGAGGAAGATCTCGCGCAGCGCTTTGTCGGCGATTTTCCGGATGGCTCGCGCTGTCAGCCTCAGCTCGTCGCCATCGCGTTCCAGGTACCCGGCCTCCTCCAGCTTCCGGGCGATCTCCTTGAGCCGCTCCAGGTCCTCGGCGGCGTCCTCCCCGAGCAACCGCTCCAGGCGCTCCCGGGGAATGGCCTGCAACTCCTCCAGCGCCCGCACGTCCTTCAGCTCGCGCTCGAGCTGGTCCAGCTCCTGCAGCTCCTCCATGACCCGCATGGCCTCGGCGAGCGTCATCTCCTCGTCGCCCCGGAAGGGATAGCGCTGGACGAGGTTGTCCATCGGCAGGAGCTCGCTCAGGTGCATCGAGAGCTGGGAGAGGGCGGCCTCCAGCCGCTCATCGCGCATGAACAGCGAGCGCATCAGCTCGTCGAGCTGACGGCGCTGCCCGGGCGACAGGCTGCGGAGCAGCGACTGCATCCGGGCCATCTGCTGGCCGAGCTGGTCCAGGAGCTGATCGAGGCTCTCCGCGCCCGGGAACCGATCGCCCCACTTCCGGCGAAAGGCCTCGAAGTCGGGCTCCCGGCCCTCGGCCCGCTCGCGCAGCATGCGGTTGAGGTCCTGGAGCATCTCCCGCAGCGACTTGAGATCGGCGGGCGTCAGGCCCGAGAGCGCCCGCTGCATGCCCTGCAGGAAGGGCTGCAGCGCCTGCTCGCGGAGGGAGGCCAGCAGCTCCTCGAACTTGCGGCGGGCGTCGGGATCCACGAAATCGTACTTCTGTAGCTCCCGGATTCGCCCGGCGGGGTCGGGCGGCAGCGCATCCAGCGCTTCGCGGTTACGAGCGGCGAGACGCTCGAACTTGCCGGCCGGCCCCGGGGGGACGTCGCCCCGTTGGGCGCCCTGGCGCATCTCGCTCAAACGGCGCTCGATTCCCTCGCGCTCGGTGCGGACGATGTCGTCCAGTCGGCGCTTGATATCGTCCAGGCTGGAGCCGAGATCGTAGCGACCCAGCCGTTGCTGGCGGCTCTGCCGCAGCCTCTCCAGGAGGTCCTTGAGCCCGGGCAGCCGCTGTCCCTGCGGGGGCTGCAGCCCCTGGCGCATCAGGCGCTGCAGCGCGGTGCGGAGGTCGCCGTGGGAGAGCACATCGTCCGCCATCTCCTCCAGCACGGCGTCGGCATCGAGCTCCGGCAGGTCTTGCGATCCATCCCAGCGCGAGTAGCGGATGAGCACCGGCTCAGCCCCGATAGCGGGCGTGCCCGGACTGGAGGTCCTTGTTCAGCTTGCGATTGAGGTGCAGACCTTCCAGGACGAACTCCATGGCGGCCGCCAGGCTGGCGGGATCGGCGGCGCCCAGCTTGGCGGCGGCCGCCCGTAGGGGCGCGATCTCGCCGAGCTGTCGCACGTACTCGCTGGTGGGCATCATGTCGGAGAC
This DNA window, taken from Candidatus Methylomirabilota bacterium, encodes the following:
- a CDS encoding VWA domain-containing protein → MLIRYSRWDGSQDLPELDADAVLEEMADDVLSHGDLRTALQRLMRQGLQPPQGQRLPGLKDLLERLRQSRQQRLGRYDLGSSLDDIKRRLDDIVRTEREGIERRLSEMRQGAQRGDVPPGPAGKFERLAARNREALDALPPDPAGRIRELQKYDFVDPDARRKFEELLASLREQALQPFLQGMQRALSGLTPADLKSLREMLQDLNRMLRERAEGREPDFEAFRRKWGDRFPGAESLDQLLDQLGQQMARMQSLLRSLSPGQRRQLDELMRSLFMRDERLEAALSQLSMHLSELLPMDNLVQRYPFRGDEEMTLAEAMRVMEELQELDQLERELKDVRALEELQAIPRERLERLLGEDAAEDLERLKEIARKLEEAGYLERDGDELRLTARAIRKIADKALREIFLRLKRDRVGGHAVARRGAGGDPMDESKAYEFGDPFLLDLKGTVMRGIERRGPGTPVALEPGDFQVFRTELRSRAATVVMLDMSRSMLNNGYFLPAKKVTLALSALIRSQFPRDALSIVGFSLYAREFTPDQLPALSWSEWNVGTNMHAGFMLARRLLARHAGGTRQIIMVTDGEPTAHMEGDVADFAYPPTRRTVEETLREVRRCTRDGITINTFMLERTPWLTAFVEEMTRLNRGRAFFAAPDRLGEYVVVDYVTARRRSLA